In a genomic window of Ipomoea triloba cultivar NCNSP0323 chromosome 3, ASM357664v1:
- the LOC116014492 gene encoding peroxidase 31-like produces the protein MAFAELILVVLSMAIVINPCLSQRHHQQLYPNFYRRSCPRFDQIMQDTTTNKQIVSPTTAAATLRLFFHDCFVGGCDASMLISSTPFNKAERDADINLSLPGDGFDVVIRAKTALELACPGVVSCADILAVATRNLVVQTGGPFYAVKLGRKDALVSKAGSVEGNLPRPAMSMDQILKIFLSRGFSIQETVALSGAHTIGFSHCKEFSSNIYNYSRGSQSDPAYYPQFAQALRNACANYHQNPTLSVFNDVMTPNKFDNMYYQNLPKGLGLLASDHALNLDPRTRPFVEQYAKNQTAFFEAFGRAMEKLSTYGIKTGRSGEIRRRCDAFNN, from the coding sequence ATGGCATTTGCAGAGTTGATTCTTGTGGTGTTATCGATGGCGATTGTAATCAATCCTTGTTTATCTCAGCGGCATCACCAGCAGCTTTACCCCAACTTCTACCGCCGGAGCTGCCCGCGATTCGACCAGATCATGCAAGACACCACCACCAACAAGCAGATCGTTTCCCCTaccaccgccgccgccacgCTCCGCCTCTTCTTCCACGACTGCTTCGTCGGCGGCTGCGACGCCTCAATGCTCATCTCCTCCACCCCGTTCAACAAGGCCGAGCGCGACGCCGACATCAACCTCTCCCTCCCCGGCGACGGCTTCGACGTCGTCATCCGCGCAAAAACCGCCCTCGAACTCGCCTGCCCCGGCGTCGTCTCCTGCGCCGATATCCTCGCCGTCGCAACCCGCAACCTCGTCGTCCAGACCGGCGGCCCGTTTTACGCCGTAAAACTCGGCCGGAAAGACGCATTGGTCTCGAAAGCGGGTTCTGTAGAGGGGAATCTGCCCCGACCCGCTATGTCCATGGACCAAATCCTCAAAATTTTCCTGTCCCGAGGGTTTTCGATTCAGGAAACCGTCGCGCTTTCCGGCGCACACACAATCGGATTCTCGCACTGCAAAGAGTTCAGCTCCAATATCTACAATTACAGCCGGGGATCCCAATCCGACCCGGCCTATTACCCCCAATTCGCCCAGGCATTAAGAAATGCTTGCGCGAATTATCACCAGAACCCTACATTATCCGTCTTCAACGATGTGATGACTCCAAACAAATTCGACAACATGTACTATCAGAACTTGCCGAAAGGATTAGGGCTTTTGGCATCGGACCACGCGTTGAATTTGGATCCCAGAACCAGGCCTTTCGTGGAGCAATACGCTAAGAATCAAACTGCGTTCTTTGAGGCATTTGGTCGAGCAATGGAGAAGCTCAGTACGTATGGTATCAAGACTGGGCGTTCCGGCGAGATTAGACGGAGGTGCGACGCTTTCAACAACTGA
- the LOC116014494 gene encoding zinc finger AN1 domain-containing stress-associated protein 12 translates to MGGGTEAFPDLGRHCEFSDCRQLDFLPFKCDACRHVFCVDHRSYISHACLKSDRHSRKVLVCDACSMSIETTGCGGEDEEKAILQRHQKLGHCDPAKKKKPTCPVRRCKEPLTFSNTTVCKGCQIPVCLKHRFPADHACKGRATSSPAPAPLRGATNNKFLVAFAARNEKDCGNKSRESTSSPTTIPSVKAF, encoded by the coding sequence atggGAGGAGGAACAGAAGCTTTCCCAGATTTAGGACGCCATTGCGAATTCTCCGATTGCCGCCAACTCGATTTTCTCCCCTTCAAATGCGACGCTTGCCGTCACGTTTTCTGTGTAGACCACAGATCATATATATCCCACGCCTGCCTAAAATCCGACCGCCATAGCCGAAAGGTATTGGTGTGCGACGCATGTTCGATGTCAATCGAGACCACCGGCTGCGGCGGCGAAGACGAGGAGAAGGCCATATTGCAGAGGCACCAGAAATTAGGGCACTGTGATCCcgcgaagaagaagaaacctaCGTGCCCCGTGAGGCGGTGTAAGGAACCTTTAACCTTCTCAAATACCACCGTCTGTAAGGGCTGCCAGATTCCGGTATGCTTAAAACACCGTTTTCCGGCGGATCACGCTTGCAAAGGCAGAGCCACTTCAtctccggcgccggcgccgctCAGGGGCGCCACCAATAACAAGTTTCTGGTTGCGTTCGCTGCAAGGAACGAGAAAGATTGTGGGAACAAGAGCCGGGAGTCTACGTCTTCTCCAACTACCATACCTTCTGTTaaagctttttga
- the LOC116011993 gene encoding uncharacterized protein LOC116011993, with product MKWLCLCKRDPPENGVLSIPESGSPYRRWYLRRLKFKLLDGNPEETQFAQTALFTKHPEMTGWPENHNFQIFKLEIEEIFLINWYGGPKPLTVDQYLQSQIPSSKPDKMVSFKRLISTSVNFLSWLNQSL from the exons aTGAAGTGGCTCTGCCTTTGCAAGCGTGATCCGCCGGAAAACGGTGTTTTAAGCATACCGGAATCTGGCAGCCCTTACAGACGGTGGTATTTGAGAAGGTTAAAG ttcaaattgcTTGATGGAAATCCAGAGGAAACCCAATTTGCTCAAACTGCATTGTTCACAAAGCACCCTGAGATGACAG GCTGGCCAGAGAATCACAATTTCCAAATCTTCAAATTAGAAATCGAAGAGATATTTCTCATCAATTGGTATGGTGGCCCTAAACCCCTTACAGTTGATCAGTACCTGCAAAGCCAAATTCCAAGTTCAAAACC GGACAAAATGGTTTCTTTCAAACGTTTGATATCAACATCTGTCAACTTCTTGTCATGGCTGAATCAAAGCCTTTAA